A DNA window from Capnocytophaga sp. ARDL2 contains the following coding sequences:
- a CDS encoding acyl-[acyl-carrier-protein] thioesterase codes for MKKLKYTEDWKINFPQCDISSRLKITEISNIFQIIANNHAHLLEMDYRQMSAYNQAWVLSAMRIELEKLPTWNQTISNHTWIQEYIDGRAIRNFVQKHNDKPFASLSSLWVVINTEKRRPEPLAVDISGIEFFPHEKVTQSPIQRLNIQLEAQEIQQRKVLYSDLDVVGHVNNIKYMEWCLDLLPIDFHLKKKIKAIDLNYLRELNFGAEVTIYQTQQEDGIYFYIKKAETIVFAMRVEER; via the coding sequence ATGAAAAAGTTAAAATATACCGAAGATTGGAAAATAAATTTTCCACAATGTGACATCAGTTCACGGTTGAAAATCACAGAAATAAGCAATATTTTTCAAATCATAGCCAACAATCACGCCCATTTGTTAGAAATGGATTACCGACAGATGAGTGCCTACAATCAAGCGTGGGTGCTATCGGCTATGAGAATAGAATTGGAAAAACTTCCCACTTGGAATCAGACCATCAGCAATCACACATGGATACAAGAATATATCGACGGTAGAGCCATTCGAAATTTTGTGCAAAAGCACAACGACAAACCCTTTGCGAGTTTGTCCAGTCTTTGGGTGGTTATCAATACCGAAAAACGCAGACCTGAACCTTTGGCTGTTGATATCAGTGGCATTGAATTTTTTCCCCATGAAAAAGTAACACAATCGCCCATTCAACGTTTGAATATACAATTGGAAGCTCAAGAGATTCAACAACGCAAAGTTCTATATTCAGATTTGGATGTAGTAGGACATGTAAACAATATCAAGTACATGGAGTGGTGCTTGGATTTATTGCCCATAGACTTTCACCTAAAGAAAAAAATTAAAGCCATTGATTTGAACTACCTACGCGAACTAAACTTTGGCGCTGAAGTAACCATCTATCAAACCCAACAAGAAGATGGGATATATTTTTACATAAAAAAAGCCGAAACCATCGTTTTTGCGATGAGAGTAGAGGAGAGGTAA
- a CDS encoding type I restriction endonuclease subunit R — MFFTEDNTAQLPALKLLIDLGYQYLTPSEALSAREGRESNVLLTDILRTQLQKINTIKIGSKQADFTDANILRAIDKLKEIPLSDGFVHACNSIYNLLRFGCALEQSIDGDRKSHTLQYIDWNCIENNVFHVTEEFTVTRMGRKDSYRPDLVLFVNGIPLAVIESKSPTIKEPTREAISQHLRNQMENGIQPLYVYCQLLGSISLTEAKYATTNTKEEFWSVWKEKQPQYLQNLPTLVNQELSKTDESKVFFQSKLRRNSDFLQYKEKYQHTVGITAQDTMIYGLFSKERLLSLVKDFVVFEGGVLKKVARFQQFFAINKIIDRIQHIENGKRKGGVVWHTQGSGKSLTMAMLARKIKETIINPLIVVVTDREELDNQITATLKKVEIDVINASSGKHLVNLLKSDGDFVTTTIVNKFQAAVKKMGKKPLDHPNVFVLIDEAHRTQYGVFNTNMERILENACFIVFTGTPLMKKQKSTAQKFGGIIDTYTIVEAVEDKAIVPILYEGRLALQEINQKMIDRGFDRVSEGLSDYHKMELKRKSNNAQLISKTEQNITEIAWDISKHFSQTWGVNLQGVHSGFRGMVVCPDKLTAVKYKKAFDAIGLVKTEVVMSPPDTRENNEDVHSSTSSEVVQYYEMLKTKYGKDIENAIIQQYEKGESIELLIVIDKLLTGFDVPSTTVMYLCRKLREHTLLQAIARVNRVYPGKDYGFVIDYAGIMQELEEALATYSNEEDAIEKMDIQNTLTHIAAKVDKLPQLYADLLAHFNSVKNKNDLEEFVAYLSDIELRESFYEKFSQFAKVLKMALATVDFYKKVSEEKINRYKDDLKKFAQIRATVNNVYTDEISFAPYEKQLQNLLDQHVITEEIIRLTEQVDILDTKKFDEELSKIVGNRAKAEKIASATSKYISERKDIDPVWYQKLSELIQKTILEMRENRISDIEALKRLQEIRNEVTGVKTKDDMPESVSKKMRTKAVYRLLTNENIEESEQVTLFFEEILTQEEVVDWYKNNDVINRIDLQLSDYLMDVIGLSLNKAEELSKKCIEIVISNVKVQK, encoded by the coding sequence ATGTTTTTTACAGAAGATAATACCGCACAATTACCCGCACTGAAGTTACTCATCGACCTCGGGTACCAATACCTCACCCCAAGCGAAGCTCTCTCGGCTCGTGAAGGTAGAGAAAGCAATGTGCTGCTCACCGATATATTGCGTACACAATTGCAAAAAATAAATACCATAAAAATTGGTAGCAAACAGGCAGATTTTACCGATGCCAATATCCTCCGTGCCATAGACAAACTCAAAGAAATACCTTTGTCTGATGGTTTTGTACACGCCTGCAATAGCATTTACAACCTATTGCGTTTTGGTTGTGCATTGGAGCAAAGTATAGACGGCGACCGCAAGAGCCACACCCTGCAATACATCGACTGGAATTGTATAGAAAACAATGTGTTTCATGTAACAGAAGAGTTTACCGTAACGCGTATGGGGCGTAAAGACAGCTATAGACCCGATTTGGTACTGTTTGTAAACGGTATTCCGCTGGCGGTCATCGAGTCTAAAAGTCCTACAATCAAAGAACCCACGCGTGAAGCCATCTCGCAACACCTGAGAAATCAGATGGAAAACGGCATACAACCGCTCTATGTCTATTGTCAGCTATTGGGAAGTATCTCACTCACCGAAGCCAAATATGCTACCACCAACACCAAAGAAGAATTTTGGTCGGTGTGGAAAGAAAAACAACCACAGTATTTGCAAAACTTGCCTACATTGGTCAATCAAGAGCTATCAAAAACAGACGAAAGCAAGGTGTTTTTTCAGAGCAAACTTCGCAGAAATTCCGATTTTTTGCAATACAAAGAAAAATACCAACATACAGTAGGCATCACCGCTCAAGATACCATGATTTACGGACTTTTTAGCAAAGAACGACTATTGAGTCTTGTAAAAGATTTTGTGGTTTTTGAAGGAGGTGTATTGAAAAAAGTAGCGAGATTTCAACAGTTTTTTGCCATAAACAAAATCATAGACCGCATACAACACATAGAAAACGGCAAACGAAAAGGGGGAGTGGTATGGCATACGCAAGGTAGTGGAAAATCACTGACTATGGCAATGTTGGCACGCAAAATAAAAGAAACTATAATCAATCCGTTGATAGTGGTGGTAACAGATAGAGAAGAACTCGACAATCAGATTACCGCTACACTAAAAAAAGTAGAAATCGATGTTATCAACGCCAGTTCGGGCAAACATTTGGTCAATTTGTTGAAAAGCGATGGCGATTTTGTAACCACTACGATTGTCAATAAGTTTCAGGCAGCGGTAAAGAAAATGGGCAAAAAGCCACTCGACCATCCCAATGTATTTGTGTTGATAGACGAGGCACACCGCACCCAATACGGTGTTTTCAATACCAATATGGAACGCATATTGGAAAACGCTTGTTTTATAGTGTTTACAGGTACGCCTTTGATGAAAAAACAAAAATCTACTGCACAAAAATTTGGTGGTATCATCGATACCTACACCATCGTAGAAGCGGTAGAAGACAAGGCGATTGTACCTATTTTGTACGAAGGACGATTGGCGTTGCAAGAAATCAATCAAAAAATGATCGACAGAGGATTTGACCGCGTATCCGAAGGTCTGTCTGACTATCACAAAATGGAACTCAAACGCAAGTCCAACAACGCCCAATTGATTTCCAAAACCGAGCAAAACATCACAGAAATTGCATGGGATATTAGCAAACATTTTTCTCAAACCTGGGGAGTCAATCTGCAAGGGGTTCACTCAGGTTTTAGAGGTATGGTCGTTTGTCCAGACAAGCTCACTGCTGTGAAGTACAAAAAAGCCTTTGATGCTATAGGTTTGGTAAAAACCGAAGTGGTAATGTCGCCACCCGATACCAGAGAAAACAATGAAGATGTACACAGCAGTACTTCGAGCGAAGTGGTACAATACTACGAAATGCTGAAAACAAAGTATGGCAAAGACATAGAAAACGCCATCATACAGCAATATGAAAAAGGCGAAAGCATCGAATTGCTCATTGTGATAGACAAATTGCTTACTGGCTTTGATGTGCCTAGTACTACTGTGATGTATTTGTGTAGAAAATTACGAGAGCATACACTGTTACAAGCCATTGCCAGAGTAAATCGAGTGTATCCGGGCAAGGATTACGGATTTGTAATCGATTATGCAGGGATTATGCAAGAGTTGGAAGAAGCCTTGGCTACCTATTCCAACGAAGAAGATGCCATAGAAAAAATGGATATACAAAATACACTGACGCATATTGCAGCCAAAGTCGATAAATTGCCACAATTGTACGCCGATTTGTTGGCACATTTCAATTCTGTAAAAAACAAAAACGACTTAGAAGAATTTGTAGCCTATTTGTCGGATATTGAATTGAGAGAATCGTTTTACGAAAAATTTAGTCAATTTGCCAAAGTATTGAAAATGGCATTGGCTACAGTAGATTTTTATAAAAAGGTTTCCGAAGAAAAAATCAATCGATACAAAGACGATTTGAAGAAATTTGCTCAAATTCGTGCTACGGTAAACAATGTGTATACAGACGAAATCAGTTTTGCACCATACGAAAAGCAATTGCAAAATCTCTTGGATCAGCATGTGATTACAGAAGAAATCATTCGCCTTACAGAACAAGTAGATATCCTCGATACCAAAAAGTTTGATGAAGAGTTGAGCAAAATTGTAGGCAATCGAGCAAAAGCAGAAAAAATAGCATCGGCTACATCGAAATACATCAGCGAACGAAAAGATATCGACCCTGTGTGGTATCAGAAACTTTCCGAACTCATTCAAAAGACCATACTCGAAATGAGAGAAAACCGAATTTCTGATATAGAAGCCCTCAAGAGATTGCAAGAAATACGCAACGAAGTTACTGGAGTGAAAACGAAAGATGATATGCCAGAATCGGTTTCGAAAAAAATGAGAACCAAAGCCGTTTATCGCTTATTGACCAACGAAAACATAGAAGAAAGCGAACAAGTAACACTCTTTTTTGAAGAAATTTTGACTCAAGAAGAAGTTGTTGATTGGTACAAAAACAACGATGTAATCAATAGAATCGATTTACAATTGAGTGATTATTTGATGGATGTCATCGGATTGTCATTGAATAAGGCAGAAGAATTGTCGAAAAAATGTATAGAAATCGTCATTTCCAATGTAAAAGTTCAGAAATGA
- a CDS encoding POTRA domain-containing protein has product MKVKIFILIFFALLFSTKSTAQYDDSLPSDQYMDSFVRAPRTTKIGKLLKKYTYRIPNKPLTSKPKASQEVQPDYVVQNGKVIRNIIINSYDPFGANFKNPNRKTNKFEKIGNVLHGKTKNFTIRNLLLFKKNDTFSADKIVESERLLRSLGYIRTAEISIDSTYVSKDSVDVIINTLDAWAIYANGSMSTSSLRLNTYTRNFVGLGHYFSVQYRTRFKEDLHGYNFRYIIPNIAKQYITFHTQYHKDLGGNYNKFIQLNRDFYSPLANWAGGIYLAQTFYRDSVPDLTNSYFINQDFKYNEYNTWAGTAIPISEKQDINNRVNLYIAAKYNHRKYTSEPNLYYDPYNHFSDHQLLLFATGINSYSYKKERYLFYDNRVEDIPVGKRLRFTYGFQWKNQQKLPYYSLSYTYANQYSFGYISNTLQYGTFRQNQQNTQGVFRAETLYFSHLQQLGNWKFRHFIYHDFVYGINRLDYEKDRISINGHHGITGFSSYHLRGTQKTTLTLQTQSYSPYSLMGFRFNPFINLSVGMINSHQSQLFKNEPYTKIGLGVQITNDYLTLSRFNLSISYFPHIPDRGYNIFEFNKLRNDDFNYHHFQIGEPNSVPYH; this is encoded by the coding sequence ATGAAGGTAAAGATTTTCATCCTCATTTTCTTTGCGTTGCTCTTTTCAACAAAGAGTACGGCTCAGTATGACGATTCTTTACCTTCAGATCAGTACATGGACTCCTTTGTACGTGCTCCACGTACTACCAAAATAGGCAAATTGTTAAAAAAATACACCTATAGAATACCCAATAAACCATTGACAAGCAAGCCTAAAGCCTCACAAGAAGTACAACCAGATTACGTGGTACAAAACGGAAAAGTGATACGTAATATCATCATCAACAGTTACGATCCCTTTGGAGCTAATTTTAAAAATCCCAATCGTAAAACCAATAAATTTGAAAAAATAGGAAATGTTCTACATGGTAAAACGAAAAATTTTACCATTCGAAACCTCCTGTTGTTCAAAAAAAACGACACATTTTCTGCTGATAAAATAGTAGAATCCGAACGATTGTTACGTAGTTTGGGTTACATACGCACAGCAGAAATTTCTATAGATTCTACTTATGTAAGCAAAGATTCTGTTGATGTGATCATCAATACACTCGATGCATGGGCAATTTATGCAAACGGTTCTATGTCCACTTCTTCTTTACGACTCAATACCTATACGAGAAATTTTGTAGGTTTAGGTCATTATTTTTCAGTACAATACCGTACCCGATTTAAAGAAGATCTTCATGGGTATAATTTTCGTTACATCATCCCAAATATAGCAAAACAGTACATAACGTTTCACACGCAATACCATAAGGATTTAGGCGGAAATTATAATAAGTTTATTCAACTCAACAGAGATTTTTATTCCCCATTAGCAAACTGGGCAGGAGGTATCTATCTCGCTCAGACTTTTTACAGAGATTCAGTACCTGATCTGACCAATTCGTATTTTATCAATCAAGATTTTAAATACAACGAATACAATACGTGGGCAGGTACAGCCATACCAATTTCTGAGAAACAAGACATCAACAATCGGGTAAATTTGTATATAGCTGCAAAATACAATCATCGAAAATATACTTCAGAACCCAATTTGTATTACGATCCATACAATCATTTTTCAGACCATCAGTTGCTATTATTTGCAACAGGAATCAACTCGTATTCGTATAAAAAAGAACGCTATCTCTTTTATGACAATAGGGTAGAAGACATTCCAGTAGGAAAGCGACTGAGATTTACGTATGGTTTTCAGTGGAAAAATCAGCAAAAATTACCTTATTACAGTTTGTCGTACACTTATGCAAACCAGTATTCGTTTGGATATATCAGCAATACGTTGCAGTACGGAACTTTCAGACAAAATCAACAAAATACCCAAGGCGTATTTCGAGCAGAAACACTATATTTTTCTCATTTACAACAATTGGGCAATTGGAAATTTAGACATTTTATTTACCATGATTTTGTCTATGGAATCAATCGACTTGATTACGAAAAGGATCGAATCAGTATCAACGGACATCACGGGATTACAGGCTTTTCGAGCTATCATCTCAGAGGTACTCAAAAGACTACACTCACTTTGCAAACACAGAGCTATTCTCCTTATTCCCTTATGGGATTTAGGTTCAATCCCTTTATAAATCTGTCCGTTGGAATGATCAATTCGCATCAGTCACAGCTCTTTAAAAATGAGCCTTATACAAAAATAGGATTAGGCGTCCAGATTACCAACGATTATCTAACCCTTAGTAGGTTCAATCTGTCCATTTCCTATTTCCCACACATCCCCGATAGAGGATATAATATATTTGAATTTAATAAATTGCGAAATGATGATTTCAATTATCACCATTTTCAAATCGGCGAACCCAACTCGGTTCCCTATCACTGA
- a CDS encoding YggS family pyridoxal phosphate-dependent enzyme: MSIATQIQNIQSQLPEHVTLVAVSKTKPVEDIMEAYNAGQRVFGENKIQEMTEKYEQLPRDIQWHMIGHVQTNKVKYMAGYVAMIHGVDSLKLLLEINKQAKKWRRVIPCLLQVFIASEETKFGLSQEELLQIIHSEEFKALENIKVVGLMGMASFTDDVKKILSEFTTLKHIFDYVQPYQLPNCHFTQLSMGMSGDYKIAIECGSTMVRIGSTIFGTR; the protein is encoded by the coding sequence ATGTCAATAGCAACTCAAATACAAAACATACAATCTCAACTTCCAGAGCATGTAACCCTGGTTGCGGTATCGAAAACCAAACCGGTGGAAGACATTATGGAGGCATACAATGCAGGTCAGCGTGTGTTTGGAGAAAACAAAATCCAAGAAATGACCGAAAAATACGAGCAATTGCCTCGTGATATTCAATGGCATATGATTGGGCATGTTCAGACCAATAAGGTGAAATACATGGCAGGATATGTTGCAATGATTCATGGTGTGGACAGCTTGAAATTGTTGCTCGAAATCAATAAACAAGCAAAAAAATGGCGTCGTGTGATACCGTGTTTGTTGCAAGTGTTTATAGCTTCGGAAGAAACAAAATTTGGACTTTCGCAGGAAGAATTGTTGCAAATTATCCACAGCGAAGAGTTTAAAGCGTTGGAAAACATCAAAGTAGTAGGATTAATGGGTATGGCGTCGTTTACCGATGATGTCAAGAAAATCTTATCTGAGTTTACTACACTCAAGCATATTTTCGACTATGTGCAACCGTATCAATTGCCCAACTGTCATTTTACCCAATTGTCTATGGGAATGAGTGGTGATTACAAAATTGCTATAGAATGCGGAAGTACTATGGTACGCATCGGAAGTACTATTTTTGGAACAAGATAA
- the miaA gene encoding tRNA (adenosine(37)-N6)-dimethylallyltransferase MiaA yields the protein MQRYLIIIIGPTAIGKTALAIELAKRFSTEIISCDSRQFFKEMTIGTAVPSEEELAAAPHHFIQNKSIFSHYNVGEFMEEAHEKLKELFAKNPVQIMVGGSGLYVNAMLYGIDEFPEVSQEIKDKIERKYSEEGLVFLQRELKEKDPDYFEHLTKENPQTLQNPQRMQRFLAVCCAADAPYSSFLNRQKNELPYTPILVGLTADREKMYERINKRVDIMMQNGLLKEAEQLYPHRDLNALQTVGYRELFDYFDGKVSLDEAVENIKTNTRRFAKRQKTWFKRYENVLWFDYQMPVDEIFDEINNHIPTS from the coding sequence ATGCAACGATACCTCATCATCATCATAGGACCTACTGCAATAGGAAAAACAGCCTTGGCAATTGAGTTGGCAAAGCGATTTTCTACGGAAATTATTTCCTGTGATAGCCGTCAGTTTTTCAAAGAAATGACCATTGGAACCGCTGTACCAAGTGAGGAAGAATTGGCTGCTGCACCACATCATTTCATTCAAAACAAAAGTATATTTTCGCATTATAATGTAGGAGAATTTATGGAAGAAGCACACGAGAAATTAAAAGAATTGTTTGCTAAAAATCCAGTGCAAATTATGGTGGGTGGTTCGGGTTTATATGTCAATGCAATGTTGTATGGAATCGACGAATTTCCAGAAGTTTCGCAAGAAATAAAAGACAAAATTGAAAGAAAATACAGCGAAGAAGGATTGGTATTTTTGCAAAGAGAATTAAAAGAAAAAGACCCTGATTATTTCGAACATTTGACCAAAGAAAATCCACAAACCTTACAAAATCCACAACGAATGCAACGTTTTTTGGCGGTTTGTTGTGCAGCCGATGCACCGTATTCATCATTTTTAAATCGACAAAAAAACGAATTGCCATATACACCTATTTTGGTCGGATTGACAGCCGATAGAGAAAAAATGTATGAGCGTATCAACAAGCGAGTGGATATTATGATGCAAAACGGATTGCTAAAAGAAGCAGAGCAGTTGTATCCACACAGAGATTTAAACGCATTGCAAACCGTAGGTTATCGAGAATTGTTTGATTATTTTGACGGAAAAGTATCGTTGGACGAAGCCGTAGAAAACATCAAAACCAACACCCGTAGATTTGCCAAACGCCAAAAGACCTGGTTCAAGCGATATGAAAATGTTTTGTGGTTTGATTATCAAATGCCAGTTGATGAAATTTTTGATGAAATAAATAATCACATTCCAACTTCGTAG
- a CDS encoding DUF4268 domain-containing protein yields the protein MYSKEEVRLLKKKFWTDFASAYPKKWLLFDTKIKDFAFKFYVDNKKAQVALEIEPKDENLRKIYYEKIESLRTLLWENHVPDAILERNYHLDNGKCISRIWVEMPNVSLHKPDTWKQIFDFFYKEMTNFEEFYEEYSDYIKDLELNT from the coding sequence ATGTACAGTAAAGAAGAAGTAAGATTACTCAAAAAAAAGTTTTGGACAGATTTTGCATCGGCATATCCAAAAAAATGGTTGTTATTTGATACAAAAATCAAAGATTTTGCTTTTAAGTTTTATGTTGATAACAAAAAGGCTCAAGTAGCTCTTGAAATTGAACCCAAAGACGAAAATCTAAGAAAAATCTATTACGAAAAAATAGAATCTTTACGTACATTGCTTTGGGAAAATCATGTACCAGATGCTATTTTAGAACGAAATTATCATCTAGACAACGGCAAATGCATTAGTCGTATATGGGTAGAAATGCCCAATGTATCCTTGCACAAACCCGATACCTGGAAACAAATTTTTGATTTCTTTTATAAAGAAATGACCAATTTCGAAGAGTTTTACGAAGAATATTCAGATTATATCAAAGACCTCGAACTCAATACGTAA
- a CDS encoding ion transporter, translating to MKRLKSKNELLKQKIYIIIYGTGTVAGRLFDIILLGVILFSMVLVMLESIEQIDSKYHNLLIYGEYVITIFFTIEYFLRIYSNKKPLSYIFSFYGLIDLLALLPMYLSVFIPNTSFLITFRALRLLRIFVIFDMIPILNQQWQLKEALKQSKNKILVFIYFMMVISVVLGTLMFMIEGKENGFVDIPTSIYWCIVTMTTVGYGDLAPTTGIGQFLASIIMIMGYGIIAVPTGIVTSEYGKLNKKEKKNKVQCTQCFKKIKQHNYCPYCGTKIIEKDTCNDTSSSS from the coding sequence ATGAAACGATTAAAATCAAAAAACGAATTACTCAAACAAAAGATATACATTATCATTTATGGAACGGGAACCGTTGCAGGTCGATTGTTTGATATTATTTTGTTGGGAGTAATCCTATTTAGTATGGTATTGGTGATGCTCGAATCAATAGAGCAAATTGATTCTAAGTATCACAATTTACTGATTTATGGAGAATACGTCATCACCATATTTTTTACGATAGAATACTTTCTAAGGATATATTCCAACAAGAAACCACTGAGTTATATCTTTAGTTTTTATGGTTTGATAGACCTCTTGGCGTTGCTACCAATGTACCTTTCGGTATTCATTCCCAATACGAGTTTTCTCATCACATTTAGAGCCTTGCGATTGTTGAGAATTTTTGTCATATTTGATATGATACCTATTTTAAACCAACAATGGCAACTTAAAGAAGCACTTAAACAGAGTAAGAATAAAATATTGGTATTCATTTATTTTATGATGGTTATTTCTGTGGTTTTGGGTACGCTAATGTTTATGATAGAAGGCAAAGAAAACGGCTTTGTTGATATTCCTACAAGTATTTATTGGTGTATCGTAACGATGACTACTGTGGGGTATGGCGATCTTGCTCCAACCACAGGAATCGGACAGTTTTTGGCTTCGATCATTATGATTATGGGTTACGGTATCATCGCTGTACCAACCGGAATCGTAACCTCGGAATATGGTAAACTTAACAAAAAAGAAAAGAAAAACAAAGTACAATGTACGCAGTGTTTCAAGAAAATAAAACAGCATAATTACTGCCCATATTGTGGTACAAAAATCATTGAAAAAGACACATGCAACGATACCTCATCATCATCATAG
- a CDS encoding exonuclease domain-containing protein, whose amino-acid sequence MYAIIDLETTGGKFNEEGITEIAIYRFDGQEITDQFISLVNPEIPIHPYVTKLTGIKNSMLRSAPKFYEIAKRIVEITQDCTLVAHNAGFDYRVLQLEFRRLGYDFQMPSICTVELSKQLLPDAETYSLGKLARSLGIPVADRHRAFGDALATLKLFKLLLEKDQSKEIVKQSVKTILQKEYAPKLFNILERLPSTTGVFYVYDYNQSIIYIGKATNIRKKVSQLFTSDSKLGKRIQQDVGAITFEETGNELLAILKEKEEISIIKPTLNTLQKKPIFIWSLYWDDNENPTKVIVDRTDNRRKVLESFKHQKDALEYANKINKLKNIELIKEHFKEQKVFFNQLIIIMKGRTINEKTALVIKNNKFEGYCFFDLNYQIRTEHILNQILIPLTNKDTMNIIKNYLATKNDYKLL is encoded by the coding sequence GTGTACGCAATCATAGATTTAGAAACCACAGGAGGAAAATTCAACGAAGAAGGAATTACCGAAATTGCCATTTACCGTTTTGATGGACAAGAAATTACCGACCAATTTATCAGCTTGGTAAATCCGGAAATTCCCATTCATCCCTATGTAACCAAACTTACGGGAATCAAAAATTCTATGCTTCGTTCGGCTCCAAAATTTTATGAAATAGCCAAGCGAATTGTAGAAATTACCCAAGATTGTACTTTGGTGGCACACAATGCAGGTTTTGATTATCGCGTGTTGCAATTAGAATTTCGCAGGTTGGGATATGATTTTCAGATGCCTTCGATTTGCACGGTAGAACTATCCAAACAACTTTTGCCTGATGCCGAGACATACAGTTTAGGAAAATTGGCTCGTTCGTTGGGAATTCCCGTAGCAGACAGACATCGTGCGTTTGGAGATGCACTTGCCACTTTGAAACTGTTCAAATTGTTGTTGGAAAAAGATCAATCTAAAGAAATTGTAAAGCAATCGGTAAAGACTATTTTACAGAAAGAATACGCCCCCAAATTGTTCAATATTTTGGAGCGATTGCCCTCTACAACAGGCGTTTTTTATGTCTATGATTACAATCAGAGCATCATTTATATTGGTAAAGCAACGAATATTCGCAAAAAAGTTTCTCAATTGTTTACCTCAGATTCCAAGTTGGGAAAACGTATTCAGCAAGATGTAGGAGCAATAACATTTGAAGAAACAGGCAATGAATTATTGGCTATTTTAAAAGAAAAAGAGGAAATTTCGATTATAAAACCTACATTGAATACCCTTCAAAAAAAGCCCATTTTTATCTGGAGTTTGTACTGGGATGACAATGAAAATCCAACCAAAGTAATCGTAGATAGAACAGACAACAGAAGAAAAGTATTAGAATCTTTCAAACATCAAAAAGATGCGTTGGAATATGCAAATAAAATCAATAAGTTGAAAAATATTGAATTGATAAAAGAACATTTCAAAGAGCAAAAAGTATTTTTTAATCAATTGATTATCATAATGAAAGGGAGGACAATCAATGAAAAAACAGCATTGGTTATAAAGAATAATAAATTTGAGGGGTATTGTTTCTTTGATTTGAATTATCAAATTCGCACGGAGCATATCCTCAATCAAATTTTAATACCTTTGACCAATAAAGACACGATGAATATCATCAAAAATTATTTGGCTACAAAAAATGATTATAAGTTGTTGTAA
- a CDS encoding M48 family metallopeptidase — translation MEKSIYYGTKKIYFDLQHSERKTMGIKVTPDGHVWVKVPIATKEREVEEWVMKKAQWILKQQAFFAQSDFIDIHSEIKSGYSVLYMGRQYKLLVKIASKDEVFYQGNLFLVHVKKKQDASKVFYQWMKHRAMQKIVEIAHPLMKKFLRKHSVSSEISFQEMPTRWGSCTGKNKLIFNPKLIHTPKRCIEYVVVHELCHLIHKHHNEAFFNLLTTEMPDWEKRKAVLDRYRVNEINYLCSFEKQK, via the coding sequence ATGGAAAAAAGCATTTATTACGGAACAAAAAAAATATATTTCGATCTGCAACATTCCGAACGAAAAACTATGGGAATAAAAGTAACCCCCGACGGTCATGTGTGGGTGAAAGTGCCGATAGCCACCAAAGAGCGAGAAGTAGAAGAATGGGTGATGAAAAAAGCACAATGGATACTAAAACAACAAGCCTTTTTTGCCCAAAGCGATTTTATAGATATCCATAGCGAAATAAAATCGGGTTACAGTGTTTTGTATATGGGTAGGCAATACAAACTATTGGTGAAAATTGCTTCAAAAGATGAGGTGTTTTATCAAGGAAATCTCTTTTTGGTACACGTGAAAAAAAAGCAAGACGCATCAAAAGTATTCTATCAATGGATGAAACACAGAGCTATGCAAAAGATTGTAGAAATAGCTCACCCATTGATGAAAAAATTTCTGAGAAAACACAGCGTTTCTTCCGAAATATCATTTCAAGAAATGCCTACCCGTTGGGGAAGTTGTACAGGGAAAAATAAATTGATTTTCAATCCAAAACTAATACACACCCCCAAGCGATGTATCGAATATGTGGTCGTACACGAACTCTGTCACTTGATTCACAAACACCACAACGAAGCATTTTTTAACTTGCTCACCACAGAGATGCCTGATTGGGAAAAACGAAAAGCCGTTTTGGATAGGTATAGAGTGAATGAAATTAACTACCTTTGCAGTTTTGAAAAACAAAAATAG